The following proteins come from a genomic window of Panicum hallii strain FIL2 chromosome 8, PHallii_v3.1, whole genome shotgun sequence:
- the LOC112903490 gene encoding peptidyl-prolyl cis-trans isomerase CYP23, whose protein sequence is MAVILRHAAAAAAALLVVATVCADGASTFYSSDPNLGSARVVFQTNYGDIEFGFFPHVAPKTVEHIFKLVQLGCYNTNHIFRVDKGFVAQVAAVVGGRTAPMNEVQKREAEKTIVGEFSSVKHVRGILSMGRHSDPDSGGSSFSFLLDNAPHLDGQYAVFGRVTKGDDTLSKLERLPTRREGIFVMPIERIDILSTYYYDIDMESCEAEKSILRRRLSESASEVERWRRKCFA, encoded by the exons ATGGCGGTGATActccgccacgccgccgccgccgcagcggcgCTCCTCGTCGTGGCAACCGTCTGCGCCGACGGCGCCTCCACGTTCTACTCCTCGGACCCCAACCTCGGATCCGCCCGCGTCGTCTTCCAG ACAAATTATGGTGATATTGAGTTTGGTTTCTTTCCTCATGTTGCGCCCAAGACTGTTGAACACATCTTCAAACTTGTACAGCTTGGATGCTACAACACAAATCATATCTTCAGG GTCGACAAGGGTTTTGTGGCACAAGTTGCTGCTGTTGTGGGAGGTAGAACCGCCCCAATGAATGAGGTGCAGAAAAGAGAAGCAGAGAAAACAATTGTTGGTGAATTTAGtagtgtcaagcatgtcagggGAATCCTATCCATGGGAAG GCACTCTGATCCAGACAGCGGCGGTTCatccttttccttccttcttgACAATGCTCCACACCTTGATGGCCAG TATGCTGTATTTGGGAGGGTCACTAAAGGTGATGATACATTGAGCAAGCTTGAGAGGCTTCCAACCCGGAGAGAAGGCATTTTTGTAATG CCGATCGAGCGAATCGACATCCTGTCAACATACTATTACG ATATTGATATGGAGAGCTGCGAAGCAGAAAAATCTATTCTTAGGAGGAGACTTTCTGAATCAGCATCAGAAGTTGAGCGATGG AGAAGAAAATGCTTTGCTTGA
- the LOC112872321 gene encoding transcription factor ILI7-like yields the protein MSSRRRSRRSPPAAAAEEQAATTVADELVSRLRALLPPGASTSSTAQVLDETVAYIRRLHAEVDGLAERLARLMPEDHQPYGGAADDAAQLIIRALLM from the coding sequence ATGTCGAGCCGGCGGAGGAGTAGGaggtcgccgccggcggccgcggcggaagAGCAGGCGGCGACGACGGTGGCCGACGAGCTCGTGTCGAGGCTGCGGGCCCTCCTCCCTCCCGGGGCGTCGACGTCGTCGACGGCTCAGGTGCTGGACGAGACGGTAGCCTACATCCGGAGGCTCCACGCCGAGGTCGACGGCCTCGCCGAGCGCCTCGCCCGGCTGATGCCGGAGGACCACCAGCCGTACGGCGGCGCCGCCGATGACGCGGCCCAGCTCATCATCCGCGCCTTGCTCATGTGA
- the LOC112903307 gene encoding uncharacterized protein LOC112903307 isoform X1, protein MEVRAGRCSLRSCAQLLSRCMDRSCKPVNIVACRGSSSSGGRRGRRCPRSGAGRAAAAPRRRTTRWTSPRSAPRGCSGGRRRSPGPASSGTPPRPPRRPAAATRRGIISGPRRQARETTTTASAGAGAGPGTAASAATPPTKPTTASRSGPAAPPLPSREGASSRATCLVAWVDYGEPDVQRLALPKKMEEKWRAQMDLPF, encoded by the exons ATGGAGGTGAGGGCCGGCCGGTGCAGTCTCCGTTCCTGCGCGCAGCTGCTCAGTAGGTGCATGGATCGCAGCTGTAAGCCTGTAAACATTGTTGCGTGCaggggaagcagcagcagcggcggccgccgcgggcgTCGGTGCCCGCGTTCGGGGGctgggagggcggcggcggcgccgcgccgccggactACTCGCTGGACTTCACCAAGATCCGCGCCGCGCGGATGCAGCGGCGGACGAAGGCGCTCTCCTGGTCCAGCTTCGTCGGgaacgccgccgcggccgccgaggcgcccggcggcggcgacgaggagagGCATCATCAGTGGTCCTCGGCGGCAAGCGAGGGAGACGACGACCACCGcgagcgccggcgccggcgccggccccggCACCGCCGCCTCCGCAGCGACGCCGCCGACCAAACCGACGACCGCCAGCCGATCCggcccggccgcgcccccgctcCCAAG CAGGGAGGGGGCAAGTTCAAGGGCTACCTGTTTGGTTGCGTGGGTGGACTATGGTGAGCCCGACGTGCAACGCCTTGCCCTACCCAAAAAAATGGAGGAAAAATGGAGAGCACAAATGGATTTGCCGTTCTGA
- the LOC112903307 gene encoding uncharacterized protein LOC112903307 isoform X2, translated as MEVRAGRCSLRSCAQLLSRCMDRSCKPVNIVACRGSSSSGGRRGRRCPRSGAGRAAAAPRRRTTRWTSPRSAPRGCSGGRRRSPGPASSGTPPRPPRRPAAATRRGIISGPRRQARETTTTASAGAGAGPGTAASAATPPTKPTTASRSGPAAPPLPREGASSRATCLVAWVDYGEPDVQRLALPKKMEEKWRAQMDLPF; from the exons ATGGAGGTGAGGGCCGGCCGGTGCAGTCTCCGTTCCTGCGCGCAGCTGCTCAGTAGGTGCATGGATCGCAGCTGTAAGCCTGTAAACATTGTTGCGTGCaggggaagcagcagcagcggcggccgccgcgggcgTCGGTGCCCGCGTTCGGGGGctgggagggcggcggcggcgccgcgccgccggactACTCGCTGGACTTCACCAAGATCCGCGCCGCGCGGATGCAGCGGCGGACGAAGGCGCTCTCCTGGTCCAGCTTCGTCGGgaacgccgccgcggccgccgaggcgcccggcggcggcgacgaggagagGCATCATCAGTGGTCCTCGGCGGCAAGCGAGGGAGACGACGACCACCGcgagcgccggcgccggcgccggccccggCACCGCCGCCTCCGCAGCGACGCCGCCGACCAAACCGACGACCGCCAGCCGATCCggcccggccgcgcccccgctcCCAAG GGAGGGGGCAAGTTCAAGGGCTACCTGTTTGGTTGCGTGGGTGGACTATGGTGAGCCCGACGTGCAACGCCTTGCCCTACCCAAAAAAATGGAGGAAAAATGGAGAGCACAAATGGATTTGCCGTTCTGA
- the LOC112903307 gene encoding uncharacterized protein LOC112903307 isoform X3, with protein sequence MEGKQQQRRPPRASVPAFGGWEGGGGAAPPDYSLDFTKIRAARMQRRTKALSWSSFVGNAAAAAEAPGGGDEERHHQWSSAASEGDDDHRERRRRRRPRHRRLRSDAADQTDDRQPIRPGRAPAPKQGGGKFKGYLFGCVGGLW encoded by the exons ATGGAG gggaagcagcagcagcggcggccgccgcgggcgTCGGTGCCCGCGTTCGGGGGctgggagggcggcggcggcgccgcgccgccggactACTCGCTGGACTTCACCAAGATCCGCGCCGCGCGGATGCAGCGGCGGACGAAGGCGCTCTCCTGGTCCAGCTTCGTCGGgaacgccgccgcggccgccgaggcgcccggcggcggcgacgaggagagGCATCATCAGTGGTCCTCGGCGGCAAGCGAGGGAGACGACGACCACCGcgagcgccggcgccggcgccggccccggCACCGCCGCCTCCGCAGCGACGCCGCCGACCAAACCGACGACCGCCAGCCGATCCggcccggccgcgcccccgctcCCAAG CAGGGAGGGGGCAAGTTCAAGGGCTACCTGTTTGGTTGCGTGGGTGGACTATGGTGA
- the LOC112903307 gene encoding uncharacterized protein LOC112903307 isoform X4, with translation MEGKQQQRRPPRASVPAFGGWEGGGGAAPPDYSLDFTKIRAARMQRRTKALSWSSFVGNAAAAAEAPGGGDEERHHQWSSAASEGDDDHRERRRRRRPRHRRLRSDAADQTDDRQPIRPGRAPAPKGGGKFKGYLFGCVGGLW, from the exons ATGGAG gggaagcagcagcagcggcggccgccgcgggcgTCGGTGCCCGCGTTCGGGGGctgggagggcggcggcggcgccgcgccgccggactACTCGCTGGACTTCACCAAGATCCGCGCCGCGCGGATGCAGCGGCGGACGAAGGCGCTCTCCTGGTCCAGCTTCGTCGGgaacgccgccgcggccgccgaggcgcccggcggcggcgacgaggagagGCATCATCAGTGGTCCTCGGCGGCAAGCGAGGGAGACGACGACCACCGcgagcgccggcgccggcgccggccccggCACCGCCGCCTCCGCAGCGACGCCGCCGACCAAACCGACGACCGCCAGCCGATCCggcccggccgcgcccccgctcCCAAG GGAGGGGGCAAGTTCAAGGGCTACCTGTTTGGTTGCGTGGGTGGACTATGGTGA
- the LOC112901957 gene encoding MEIOTIC F-BOX protein MOF-like: MEVEEAATERGSSGGDADRLSALPDSLLHAVMSFLKARQAVQTCVLSARWRHLWRSVPCLDVDHDEFRTAVASAPSNHPATVHDYSDSDIDSYDDSEDDNDDSNDNSEREWEDFEDFAENLMHRCNVAQLDSLRLRVSRGRAPNFADRQAGGWLRRAMKYCTPDPPRQREGLSSSSWRLKRLYLCNVALDNRFAKHVSSVCLSLEDLELEDCACGIHSITSRSLKNLVLKNCRWRYLSEIASPKLKSLVISGGSNTDECVLVIVAPAIAHLCLDVSLRFARRISVNQNPSLSRI; encoded by the coding sequence ATGGAGGTTGAGGAGGCCGCAACTGAGCGTGGGAGCTCGGGTGGCGACGCAGACCGGCTGAGCGCGCTGCCGGACAGCCTCCTCCACGCCGTCATGTCCTTCCTGAAGGCCCGACAGGCGGTGCAGACGTGCGTGCTGTCCGCGCGCTGGAGGCACCTCTGGCGCTCCGTGCCGTGCCTCGATGTCGACCACGACGAGTTCAGGACCGCGGTGGCAAGTGCTCCCAGCAACCACCCTGCCACCGTCCATGACTACTCTGACTCCGACATTGACAGCTATGATGACTCCGAGGACGACAACGACGACAGCAACGACAACAGTGAAAGGGAGTGGGAGGATTTTGAGGACTTCGCCGAGAACCTGATGCACCGCTGCAACGTCGCTCAGTTGGATTCCTTGAGGCTGCGTGTTAGTAGGGGCAGGGCGCCTAACTTCGCGGACAGACAAGCAGGCGGGTGGCTCCGTCGCGCGATGAAGTACTGCACCCCGGATCCTCCCCGTCAGCGTGAGGGGCTGAGCTCCAGTTCTTGGCGCCTCAAGAGGCTGTATCTCTGCAATGTGGCTCTGGACAATCGTTTCGCGAAGCATGTCAGTTCAGTGTGCCTCTCATTGGAGGATCTGGAGCTGGAGGATTGCGCATGTGGGATTCATTCAATCACCTCCCGCTCACTGAAGAACTTGGTTCTGAAAAACTGCAGATGGCGCTATCTTTCTGAGATCGCATCGCCCAAACTGAAGAGCTTAGTAATCTCTGGTGGCTCGAATACTGATGAGTGTGTGCTGGTTATCGTGGCCCCCGCGATTGCTCACCTGTGCCTGGACGTGTCTCTTCGCTTTGCCAGACGTATTTCAGTAAATCAGAACCCATCTttatcaaggatttga
- the LOC112901979 gene encoding MEIOTIC F-BOX protein MOF-like — MEPAEAARKRASPRRPRGGGGPDRLSALPDCLLHVIMSSLKARQAVQTCVLSRRWRDLWRSVPCLDVDIDEFRANTAAPDFDHDAGSGGNSIPDSSDDSSSSDYSSSSWESDDSSDSGLGFDSSSSSDDDDDGNIKEWVEFEDFTANLMSRCNIAELDSFRLHIGSRWAPPFCCLQAQGWLRRAMKYCNPDPASPRKGLSPSPWRLKRLHLCHMFLGDGFAKHVSSVCRNLEDLELHDCKCQIQSVTSDSLKTLVLKNCSWHNLSEIALPTLKTLVIDGGENISHCVLVILTPAVASLHLAVRVDHFYGGISTNQMPSLVKASIHLQGHRYSLPNNKLGGDQFKLLCSISNATSLELSGVGKRVLGKKPTFQEFMNLRNLLLDECDLRNDFRTLGFFLQSSPNLEKLTLRHCKFPNYPKKKKGEPKLNKTSSSEFRGLDFMCENLKVEIICSNSDARELVKVLLHASGNLSMKNIKFTIVN, encoded by the exons ATGGAGCCTGCGGAGGCCGCGAGGAAGAGGgccagcccgcgccgcccccgcggcggcgggggccctgACCGGCTGAGCGCCCTGCCGGACTGCCTCCTCCACGTCATCATGTCCTCCCTCAAGGCTCGGCAGGCGGTGCAGACATGCGTGCTGTCCAGGCGCTGGAGGGACCTCTGGCGCTCGGTGCCGTGCCTCGACGTCGACATCGACGAGTTCAGGGCCAACACGGCGGCGCCCGATTTCGACCACGACGCCGGCTCAGGCGGCAACagcatccctgactccagcgaCGACAGCTCTAGCTCTGACTACAGCAGCTCTAGCTGGGAGAGCGACGACAGCTCTGACTCCGGCCTTGGCTTTgactcgtcctcctcctcggatgacgacgacgacggcaacATCAAGGAGTGGGTGGAATTCGAGGATTTCACCGCGAACCTGATGAGTCGTTGTAACATTGCAGAGCTTGATTCCTTCAGGCTGCACATTGGCAGCCGCTGGGCACCTCCGTTTTGTTGTCTACAAGCACAAGGATGGCTCCGCCGCGCAATGAAATACTGCAACCCGGATCCTGCCAGTCCGCGCAAGGGATTGAGCCCCAGTCCGTGGCGCCTCAAAAGGCTGCATCTCTGCCATATGTTTCTGGGCGATGGTTTTGCGAAGCATGTTAGTTCAGTGTGCCGCAATTTGGAGGATTTGGAGCTGCACGATTGCAAGTGTCAAATCCAGTCAGTCACCTCCGACTCGCTGAAGACCCTGGTTCTGAAAAATTGCAGTTGGCACAATCTTTCTGAGATTGCATTGCCCACACTGAAGACACTGGTTATTGATGGTGGCGAAAACATTTCTCACTGTGTGCTGGTTATCTTGACCCCTGCTGTTGCTTCTCTGCACCTGGCTGTGAGAGTTGACCACTTTTATGGTGGTATTTCAACGAATCAGATGCCATCCCTTGTCAAGGCTTCAATTCATCTACAAGGTCACAGATATAGTTTACCCAATAATAAACTTGGTGGCGATCAGTTCAAGCTTCTTTGTAGTATCTCTAACGCGACAAGTTTAGAGTTGTCTGGTGTTGGAAAGAGG GTACTTGGTAAGAAACCAACATTCCAAGAATTCATGAACCTGAGGAACTTATTGCTGGACGAGTGTGATCTCAGGAACGACTTCCGAACATTAGGATTCTTTCTTCAGAGTTCGCCTAATCTGGAGAAGCTCACTCTGCGGCACTGCAAG TTCCCAAATTACCctaagaaaaagaaaggagagCCCAAACTCAACAAGACCTCATCTTCTGAGTTCCGTGGCCTGGATTTCATGTGTGAGAACCTCAAGGTTGAAATCATATGTTCCAATAGTGATGCCCGCGAACTCGTCAAGGTTCTGCTGCACGCTTCAGGGAATCTGTCGATGAAGAACATTAAATTCACCATAGTGAATTAG